A genomic segment from Alkalilimnicola ehrlichii MLHE-1 encodes:
- a CDS encoding Ppx/GppA phosphatase family protein, with protein MGKPDILAAVDLGSNSFHMIVARHEGGQLRILDRLREPVRLAEGLETHRTLSAPARERALACLRRFGQRLREVDAGGVRAVGTNTLRRARQKRGFLEEAEAALGHGIEIIPGYEEARLVYLGVARSLDFDGRPRLVVDIGGGSTELIIGAGEQPRAMDSLHMGCVSFTERYFPGGEITPACMERALTAAGVEMEPVGAHYQTPLWAEAVGASGTIRAVANVVQAAGWCDYGITREALQRLGDTLLSAGHVDRLRLDGLSDDRRVVLPGGVAVLSAVFETLGVGRMEVAEGALREGLLYDLVGRLGEADVRAATVESLVRRYHVDELQAGRVAATAHYCLQQVAADWSLQRPFWARLLRWAAQLHEVGLDISHSQYHKHGAYITRHADMAGFSSLDQQLLAVLVRAHRRKFPVVEFDALPGSHRIPLIRLGVLLRLAVLLHRSRSETPLPDFRLRGNGHHLKLELPSDWLEQHPLVRADLEQERRWLKRADLRLYLGA; from the coding sequence ATGGGCAAGCCGGATATCCTGGCCGCTGTCGATCTGGGTTCCAACAGCTTCCATATGATCGTCGCCCGCCACGAGGGCGGACAGCTGCGCATCCTGGACCGGTTGCGAGAGCCGGTCCGTCTTGCCGAGGGACTGGAGACCCACCGCACCCTGAGCGCGCCGGCTCGGGAGCGTGCTCTGGCCTGTCTGCGCCGGTTCGGCCAGCGTTTGCGTGAGGTGGATGCCGGCGGGGTTCGGGCAGTGGGTACCAATACCCTGCGCAGGGCCCGGCAGAAGCGGGGCTTCCTTGAGGAGGCCGAGGCGGCCCTGGGGCACGGGATTGAGATCATACCGGGTTACGAGGAGGCGCGGCTGGTCTACCTGGGCGTGGCCCGAAGCCTGGATTTCGATGGCCGCCCGCGGCTGGTGGTGGACATCGGGGGAGGCAGCACCGAATTGATCATCGGGGCCGGGGAGCAGCCCCGAGCCATGGACAGCCTGCACATGGGCTGCGTGAGCTTTACCGAGCGCTATTTCCCGGGCGGCGAGATTACTCCGGCGTGCATGGAGCGGGCGTTGACAGCCGCGGGTGTGGAGATGGAGCCGGTGGGCGCCCATTATCAGACGCCCCTTTGGGCGGAGGCCGTGGGGGCCTCGGGGACGATCCGGGCCGTGGCCAACGTGGTCCAGGCGGCGGGCTGGTGCGACTACGGCATCACCCGGGAGGCGCTGCAGCGGCTCGGTGACACGCTCCTGAGCGCCGGCCACGTGGATCGGCTGCGGCTGGACGGGTTGAGCGATGACCGTCGGGTGGTGTTGCCCGGCGGCGTCGCTGTGCTCAGCGCGGTGTTCGAGACCCTGGGTGTGGGCCGGATGGAGGTGGCCGAGGGGGCGCTGCGTGAGGGGCTGCTCTACGACCTGGTGGGGCGCCTGGGGGAGGCGGACGTGCGCGCCGCCACGGTGGAGAGCCTGGTCCGGCGCTACCATGTGGATGAACTGCAGGCCGGACGGGTGGCCGCCACCGCCCACTATTGCCTGCAGCAGGTGGCCGCTGATTGGTCACTGCAGCGGCCCTTCTGGGCGCGCCTGTTGCGCTGGGCGGCGCAACTGCATGAGGTGGGCCTGGATATCTCCCACAGCCAGTACCACAAGCATGGGGCCTACATCACCCGCCACGCGGATATGGCCGGGTTTTCCAGCCTGGACCAGCAGCTGTTGGCGGTGCTGGTCCGGGCCCACCGGCGCAAGTTCCCGGTCGTCGAGTTCGACGCCCTGCCGGGCAGCCACCGGATCCCGTTGATTCGCCTGGGGGTGTTATTGCGGCTCGCCGTCCTGCTGCACCGCAGCCGCAGCGAGACCCCGCTGCCCGATTTCCGCCTGCGTGGCAACGGCCACCACCTGAAGCTGGAACTCCCCTCGGACTGGCTGGAGCAACACCCCCTGGTGCGCGCGGATCTGGAACAGGAACGCCGCTGGCTCAAGCGGGCGGATCTGCGACTCTATCTCGGCGCTTGA
- the sixA gene encoding phosphohistidine phosphatase SixA — protein MWELVLVRHAIAEDPPPDGCLPDAERALTDKGRDRMKAAARGVTRLLPEIDLLLHSPLLRARQTADILAEEGPPPVERELHEGLAPGGDPDAFLAWLVDHPGRVMAVGHEPDLGALAAYALSGQTRSFMHFKKGGMLSLVFDQPPRPGGGELQWYLPARPLRQLAKAGR, from the coding sequence ATGTGGGAATTGGTACTGGTGCGGCACGCCATTGCCGAGGATCCGCCGCCGGATGGCTGCCTACCCGACGCCGAACGGGCGCTGACCGACAAGGGACGGGACCGTATGAAGGCAGCGGCACGGGGAGTGACCCGGCTGCTCCCCGAGATCGACCTCCTGTTGCACAGCCCGCTGCTGCGGGCCCGACAGACGGCGGATATCCTTGCCGAGGAGGGCCCGCCGCCGGTGGAGCGCGAACTGCACGAGGGCCTGGCCCCGGGGGGGGACCCCGACGCCTTCCTCGCGTGGTTGGTGGATCACCCGGGTCGGGTGATGGCGGTGGGCCATGAGCCCGATCTGGGGGCCCTTGCCGCCTACGCGCTCTCCGGTCAGACCCGTTCCTTCATGCACTTCAAGAAGGGCGGGATGCTTTCCTTGGTGTTCGATCAGCCGCCGCGGCCTGGCGGGGGCGAGTTGCAGTGGTATCTACCCGCCCGGCCCCTGCGTCAGCTCGCGAAAGCCGGACGTTAG
- a CDS encoding sensor domain-containing diguanylate cyclase — MLDARLARRLELAPGLPTLPAAAMRLVELGNQPDVGTADLAEVIGKDPALSVRILKVANSPFYARRREVTNVRQALVTMGMNAAVTLALSFTLIPTLQQASEQGGYDRQRYWRRSLLAAAAAREIGRRQCLMREEDLMLAGLVQDLGILVLDVALKDEYRQIAAAAQCHDSLAAAERAALGCDHADVAAWLMGRWGLPGHLVEAVAGSHQVALDVASPTTDGPTLLRGAVALSGAIADVWLADDTRRAADRAAQQVARALGWSAEEVQALLEAVGAAEPELARLFEIRLDDPESTAGVLEQAREALILQNLRMVHEVVEVREQAQAYEQQVRELEERTRRDPLTGLYNRDQLFRRLQDEFTGAAMGGWPLTLVVLDLDHFKQVNDEYGHLAGDQVLRRVSAVLHDAVRGEDVVARYGGEEFVLLLPGVHWQDAQRVVRRVLERVRGTDLGLKEAPQLRVTASAGLAVQEGGRPFVDTDSLVAAADQALYTAKNQGRNRLVVDPVLREHA; from the coding sequence ATGCTTGACGCCCGTCTTGCCCGCCGGCTGGAGCTGGCGCCGGGGCTTCCCACGTTGCCGGCCGCCGCCATGCGGCTGGTGGAACTGGGCAATCAGCCTGATGTGGGCACCGCGGACCTGGCGGAGGTGATCGGCAAGGACCCCGCGCTCAGTGTCCGCATCCTCAAGGTCGCGAACTCCCCCTTTTACGCCCGCCGTCGCGAGGTCACCAACGTCCGTCAGGCCCTGGTCACCATGGGCATGAATGCGGCGGTGACCCTCGCGCTCAGTTTCACGCTCATTCCCACCCTGCAGCAGGCGTCCGAACAGGGCGGCTACGACCGGCAGCGGTATTGGCGCCGGTCCCTGCTGGCCGCCGCTGCCGCGCGGGAGATCGGGCGCCGCCAGTGCCTGATGCGGGAAGAGGACTTGATGCTGGCGGGGTTGGTTCAGGACCTGGGAATCCTGGTGCTGGATGTCGCCCTCAAGGACGAGTACCGACAGATCGCTGCCGCTGCGCAGTGCCACGACAGCCTGGCGGCGGCAGAGCGGGCCGCCCTCGGCTGTGACCATGCGGACGTGGCGGCTTGGTTGATGGGCCGCTGGGGGTTGCCGGGCCATCTGGTGGAGGCGGTGGCCGGAAGCCATCAGGTGGCGCTGGATGTGGCGTCCCCGACCACCGATGGGCCCACCCTGTTGCGGGGTGCCGTGGCGTTGTCCGGCGCCATCGCCGATGTGTGGCTCGCTGATGACACCCGCCGTGCGGCGGACCGTGCCGCTCAGCAGGTGGCGCGGGCGCTCGGGTGGTCCGCGGAGGAGGTACAGGCCCTGCTGGAAGCGGTTGGTGCCGCAGAGCCGGAGCTGGCCAGGCTCTTTGAGATCCGGTTGGATGACCCGGAGAGCACCGCGGGTGTGCTGGAGCAGGCGCGCGAGGCCCTTATTCTGCAAAACCTCCGCATGGTCCACGAAGTGGTCGAAGTGCGAGAGCAGGCACAGGCCTACGAGCAACAGGTCCGGGAGCTGGAGGAACGCACCCGGCGTGACCCCCTGACCGGCCTCTACAATCGCGACCAACTCTTCCGTCGGCTCCAGGATGAATTCACCGGGGCGGCGATGGGGGGCTGGCCGCTGACCCTGGTGGTGCTGGACCTGGACCACTTCAAGCAGGTCAACGATGAATACGGTCATCTCGCCGGCGACCAGGTCTTGCGCCGGGTCAGCGCGGTGCTGCACGATGCCGTGCGCGGTGAGGATGTCGTCGCCCGCTATGGCGGTGAGGAATTCGTGCTCTTGCTGCCCGGGGTCCACTGGCAGGATGCACAACGCGTGGTTCGGCGGGTGCTGGAGCGGGTGCGGGGTACCGACTTGGGCCTGAAGGAGGCGCCGCAGCTGCGGGTGACGGCCTCCGCCGGGCTCGCCGTCCAGGAGGGCGGCCGCCCCTTCGTTGACACCGACAGCCTGGTGGCGGCAGCCGACCAGGCCCTCTACACCGCGAAGAACCAGGGCCGCAACCGCCTGGTGGTCGATCCGGTTCTCCGCGAACACGCCTGA
- the ccoS gene encoding cbb3-type cytochrome oxidase assembly protein CcoS: MSVIFFSIPVGIIFLLIAIWAFFWAVDSGQYDDLDSPAYQPLLDDEPLPGEKTKRSEQEVEPEADTRDENTNNKSSR, encoded by the coding sequence ATGAGCGTCATCTTTTTTTCCATACCGGTCGGTATCATCTTTCTGCTCATCGCCATCTGGGCCTTCTTCTGGGCAGTGGACAGCGGGCAGTATGATGACCTGGACAGCCCGGCCTATCAGCCGTTGCTGGATGATGAGCCGCTGCCCGGTGAGAAAACCAAGCGGTCCGAGCAAGAGGTCGAGCCCGAAGCGGACACCCGGGACGAGAATACCAACAACAAATCATCGCGTTGA
- a CDS encoding heavy metal translocating P-type ATPase: MSGQKCFHCGEQVPPGEDRTVTVNGREEPVCCTGCHAVANMILGSGLEKFYQVRTSAGARPDDEAVASSPDQWSAYDRDEVQRDFVRIGDGPREGSFLVENLYCAACGWLIEHLLSQVDGVLDVRVNAATGRAIIRWEQERAPLSFLLREMARLGYRAHPLRADKVRSMADQERRKALRRLIVSGLGTMQVMMLGIGLYLGDYYGMDAVHEQFLRLVSLLVATPVLFYAGAPFFIGAYRDIRARTVGMDVPVSLAIGITYTASLWWTLTDGPKVYFDSVVMFIFFLGVARFAEMAARHKANETTDALARLIPSNATRVTEQGEEQVPVADLRTGDILLVRSGETVPADGELIWGEGNLDESLLTGESMPQSRGEGERLVGGSLNTAGVFRMRVEALGQDTVLSSISRLLARAQADRPRLARVANWVAARFISVVLVAAVGVFAWWWQHDPVQAFPVLMAVLAATCPCALAMATPMAIAGGTNRLARSGLLITQRDALETMTKVGHVVFDKTGTLTRGELRVERIELLTDEPGLDETRALALAGGLERHSEHPIARAFDGHGQRLAFDDVEAVRGDGVRGALDGDEYRIGLPRFACDQAVGEGEPSDEGSWVVLARNGQPLARFQLADRPREDAAELVAALKARGLTVELASGDHPAVVEAVARRLGIDRWQARMRPDDKLARIREIQAQGVKVAMVGDGLNDAPVLAGADVAIAMNTGTALAQTSADMVLLGERLTPVERGFHWAHQSRRIMIQNLTLSACYNFSALPLAAVGFLTPWMAALGMAGSSILVILNASRLSRGQRPVAACPVPVGRGKIQAQPVPGRS, from the coding sequence TTGTCGGGCCAGAAGTGTTTTCACTGCGGCGAGCAGGTGCCGCCCGGCGAGGACCGCACTGTCACGGTGAACGGGCGGGAGGAACCCGTCTGTTGCACCGGGTGCCATGCCGTGGCCAACATGATCCTGGGCAGCGGCCTGGAGAAGTTCTACCAGGTCCGCACCAGCGCCGGGGCCCGACCGGATGACGAGGCCGTTGCATCCAGTCCGGACCAGTGGTCGGCCTACGACCGTGACGAGGTCCAGCGCGACTTCGTGCGGATCGGCGACGGCCCGCGCGAGGGCTCGTTCCTGGTCGAAAACCTCTACTGCGCGGCCTGTGGCTGGCTGATCGAACACCTCCTCAGCCAGGTGGACGGGGTCCTGGATGTACGGGTCAACGCCGCCACCGGCCGCGCGATCATTCGCTGGGAGCAGGAGCGGGCCCCGCTTTCCTTCCTCCTCCGTGAGATGGCGCGTCTGGGCTATCGCGCCCACCCGCTGCGCGCCGACAAAGTGCGCTCCATGGCCGACCAGGAGCGGCGCAAGGCCCTACGCCGGCTGATCGTCTCCGGGCTGGGGACGATGCAGGTAATGATGCTCGGCATCGGGCTCTACCTGGGCGACTACTACGGTATGGACGCGGTGCATGAGCAGTTCCTGCGCTTGGTCAGCCTGCTGGTGGCCACGCCGGTGTTGTTCTACGCCGGTGCTCCCTTCTTCATCGGCGCCTATCGCGATATCCGGGCCCGCACTGTGGGCATGGACGTCCCGGTCAGCCTCGCCATCGGCATCACCTATACCGCCAGTCTCTGGTGGACGCTCACCGACGGGCCGAAGGTCTACTTCGACTCGGTGGTCATGTTCATCTTTTTCCTGGGGGTGGCCCGTTTTGCTGAGATGGCGGCCCGCCACAAGGCGAACGAGACCACCGACGCACTGGCGCGACTCATCCCCAGCAACGCCACTCGGGTCACCGAGCAGGGCGAGGAGCAAGTCCCGGTGGCGGACCTGCGCACCGGGGACATCCTGCTGGTGCGCTCTGGCGAGACCGTGCCCGCGGACGGTGAGCTGATCTGGGGCGAGGGCAATCTGGACGAGTCGCTGCTGACCGGCGAGTCCATGCCGCAGTCGCGCGGTGAGGGCGAGCGCCTGGTGGGTGGCAGCCTCAACACCGCCGGCGTCTTCCGCATGCGCGTCGAGGCCCTGGGCCAGGACACGGTGCTGTCCTCTATCTCCCGCCTGCTGGCCCGGGCCCAGGCCGACCGGCCGCGCCTGGCGCGGGTCGCCAACTGGGTGGCGGCACGCTTCATCTCCGTGGTGCTGGTGGCAGCCGTTGGGGTGTTCGCCTGGTGGTGGCAGCATGACCCGGTGCAGGCCTTCCCGGTGTTGATGGCGGTACTGGCCGCCACCTGCCCCTGCGCCCTGGCCATGGCCACGCCAATGGCGATTGCCGGCGGCACCAATCGACTGGCGCGGTCCGGGCTGTTGATCACTCAGCGGGATGCCCTGGAGACCATGACCAAGGTGGGTCACGTGGTCTTCGACAAGACCGGGACCCTGACCCGCGGCGAACTGCGGGTGGAGCGGATCGAGCTGCTGACTGATGAGCCCGGCCTGGATGAGACCCGTGCACTGGCGCTCGCCGGTGGCCTTGAACGCCACTCGGAGCACCCGATCGCCCGGGCCTTCGACGGGCATGGGCAACGGTTGGCGTTCGACGACGTGGAGGCGGTGCGCGGCGATGGGGTGCGCGGGGCCCTGGACGGCGACGAATACCGTATCGGGCTGCCCCGTTTCGCCTGTGACCAGGCGGTGGGCGAGGGTGAGCCCAGTGACGAGGGCAGTTGGGTGGTTTTGGCGCGCAACGGGCAGCCGCTGGCGCGGTTCCAGTTGGCGGACCGGCCCCGGGAGGATGCCGCGGAACTGGTGGCCGCGCTCAAGGCCCGTGGGCTCACCGTGGAGCTGGCCAGTGGCGATCATCCGGCCGTGGTTGAGGCCGTTGCCCGGCGCCTGGGCATCGACCGGTGGCAGGCGCGCATGCGACCCGACGACAAACTGGCTCGAATCCGGGAGATCCAGGCGCAGGGCGTCAAGGTGGCCATGGTGGGGGATGGGCTTAACGATGCGCCGGTGCTGGCCGGGGCCGATGTCGCCATTGCCATGAACACCGGCACGGCGCTGGCGCAGACCTCCGCCGATATGGTCTTGTTGGGTGAGCGTTTGACCCCGGTGGAGCGGGGGTTTCACTGGGCGCATCAGAGCCGGCGCATCATGATCCAGAACCTGACCCTGTCGGCCTGTTACAACTTCTCCGCCCTGCCGTTGGCGGCGGTGGGTTTCCTCACGCCCTGGATGGCCGCCTTGGGTATGGCTGGCAGCTCTATTCTCGTCATCCTCAACGCCAGCCGCCTGAGTCGGGGGCAGCGGCCGGTGGCGGCTTGCCCTGTACCCGTCGGCCGTGGGAAGATCCAAGCACAGCCTGTCCCGGGTCGGTCCTGA
- a CDS encoding FixH family protein has translation MSVHHSAKQKEPRQKPWYKEFWCWFVFAPPILVVPMGLGLVYTAVTNQDPLVIDDHFDTGRATYRNFERELVAYDMGLSARVRVPREGGELSLVLQGKNAEAKPEHLRLTLEPRTGADDVVAELELGADGVYRGQVRAVSNRRYLHLEPLDGRWRIIGELDATQVHGVLEPRTDMIRGLRADLGG, from the coding sequence ATGAGCGTTCATCATAGCGCCAAACAAAAAGAACCTCGTCAGAAGCCCTGGTACAAGGAGTTCTGGTGCTGGTTCGTCTTCGCCCCGCCCATCCTGGTGGTCCCCATGGGGCTCGGTCTGGTGTACACCGCGGTGACCAATCAGGACCCCCTGGTCATCGACGACCACTTTGACACCGGGCGCGCGACCTATCGCAACTTTGAGCGCGAACTCGTGGCCTACGACATGGGGCTCTCCGCCCGCGTGCGGGTACCCCGGGAGGGCGGGGAATTGTCCCTGGTGCTGCAGGGCAAGAACGCCGAGGCGAAGCCGGAGCACCTGCGCCTGACGCTGGAGCCCCGTACCGGTGCCGATGACGTGGTCGCGGAGCTGGAGCTGGGCGCCGACGGCGTCTACCGGGGGCAGGTCCGGGCGGTCAGTAACCGGCGCTACCTGCACTTGGAGCCCCTGGACGGGCGCTGGCGGATCATTGGGGAGCTGGACGCAACCCAGGTTCACGGTGTGTTGGAGCCGCGGACGGACATGATCCGTGGCCTCCGTGCCGATCTCGGGGGCTGA
- the ccoG gene encoding cytochrome c oxidase accessory protein CcoG: MANQPETGESLYQASEKIHPREIGGRFQRLRVLAVLALLGLYYVMPWVQWDGRQAILFDLPSRQFYIFGMVFWPQEFYFLSALLIIAAISLFFFTALAGRLWCGYACPQTVWTEVFLWMERWTEGPATKRKKLDKGPWTREKILRKTSKQAVWILFALFTGFTFVAYFSPATELASRLASFSLGPWETFWTLFYGFATYGNAGYMREQVCKYMCPYARFQGAMFDPDTLIISYDEERGEPRGPRKRGIDHRAKGLGDCIDCKLCVQVCPTGIDIRDGLQYECIACAACVDACDSVMDKMGYPRGLVRYSSERGMEGKRTKVLRPRIFLYGTLLTILAAVFVTALAMRSPVGLDVLPERNPMFRESGFGDIENIYTLKVINKDSEPRTFEVEVSGLTGAELSLRPETVSVRPGGVQDIIATVTVNMEHLEDRTSDVYFTITRTDDESVSTTTRTRFHGPAR, from the coding sequence ATGGCGAACCAGCCCGAGACGGGTGAGTCGCTTTATCAGGCGAGCGAAAAGATCCATCCCAGAGAGATAGGGGGGCGTTTTCAACGATTGCGGGTCCTGGCGGTCCTGGCGCTGCTGGGGCTTTACTACGTTATGCCCTGGGTGCAGTGGGATGGCCGGCAGGCCATTCTGTTTGATCTGCCCTCCCGGCAGTTTTACATCTTTGGGATGGTCTTTTGGCCGCAGGAGTTCTACTTCCTGTCGGCGCTGCTGATCATCGCTGCTATCTCCTTGTTTTTCTTCACCGCGTTGGCGGGCCGCCTGTGGTGCGGCTATGCCTGTCCGCAGACCGTCTGGACGGAGGTCTTTCTGTGGATGGAGCGCTGGACGGAGGGCCCGGCCACCAAGCGGAAGAAGCTCGATAAGGGCCCGTGGACCCGCGAAAAGATCCTGCGCAAGACCTCGAAGCAGGCCGTCTGGATCCTCTTTGCGTTGTTCACCGGCTTTACCTTTGTGGCCTATTTCTCCCCGGCGACCGAACTGGCCTCCCGACTGGCGAGCTTCAGTCTCGGGCCGTGGGAGACCTTCTGGACCCTGTTCTACGGCTTTGCCACCTATGGTAACGCCGGCTATATGCGCGAGCAGGTCTGCAAATACATGTGCCCCTATGCCCGTTTTCAGGGCGCCATGTTCGATCCGGACACCCTGATCATTTCCTATGATGAGGAACGGGGCGAGCCGCGGGGCCCGCGCAAGCGGGGGATCGACCATCGCGCCAAGGGCCTGGGGGACTGCATTGACTGCAAACTGTGTGTGCAGGTCTGTCCCACCGGGATCGATATCCGAGACGGCCTGCAGTACGAATGCATCGCCTGTGCGGCCTGTGTCGACGCCTGCGACTCGGTGATGGACAAGATGGGCTACCCGCGGGGTCTGGTACGGTACTCCAGTGAGCGCGGGATGGAGGGTAAGCGCACGAAGGTCCTGCGACCGCGTATTTTCCTCTACGGCACCCTGCTGACCATCCTCGCGGCTGTCTTTGTGACGGCGCTGGCGATGCGATCGCCGGTGGGCCTTGATGTGCTGCCCGAGCGCAACCCCATGTTCCGCGAATCGGGGTTTGGTGACATCGAGAACATCTACACCCTCAAGGTCATCAACAAGGACAGTGAGCCCCGGACCTTCGAGGTGGAGGTGTCCGGCCTGACCGGGGCGGAGTTGTCACTCCGGCCGGAGACCGTGAGCGTGCGCCCGGGCGGGGTGCAGGACATCATTGCCACGGTGACGGTGAATATGGAGCACCTTGAGGACCGGACGTCCGATGTATACTTTACAATCACCCGCACGGACGACGAGAGCGTGAGCACCACCACGCGCACTCGCTTCCACGGGCCTGCGCGTTGA
- the ccoP gene encoding cytochrome-c oxidase, cbb3-type subunit III yields the protein MSSFWHWWVIVLVLANILGMVWLIKWAEKKKPGEAAEHETTGHSWDEGTLAEYNRPMPRWWLWLFYITIVFGLVYLILYPGLGNFGGVLGWSSAAQYDREVERIEERLEPIFAQYTELSIPELAQNDEAMQTGRRLFGYECAVCHGVDGGGARGFPNIANDKWQWGGTPEKIVETLTQGRSAVMPPHAGRPALEGDGLDNLVAYVQHLGGREGISEDTITAGRSAYEQAGCIACHGADGTGNQAAGWPNLTLGEYTYGGDAETMKETILNGRSGEMPAFLERLGEDRIHVLAAYVYSLNN from the coding sequence ATGAGTAGCTTCTGGCATTGGTGGGTCATCGTCCTGGTTCTAGCGAACATTCTCGGGATGGTGTGGTTGATCAAATGGGCCGAGAAGAAGAAGCCCGGGGAGGCCGCAGAGCACGAGACGACCGGCCACAGTTGGGATGAAGGCACCCTGGCCGAGTACAACCGGCCCATGCCCCGTTGGTGGCTGTGGCTGTTCTACATCACCATCGTCTTCGGTCTGGTCTATCTCATCCTCTATCCGGGGTTGGGCAACTTCGGCGGTGTGTTGGGTTGGAGCTCCGCCGCCCAGTACGACCGTGAGGTGGAGCGCATTGAGGAGCGGCTGGAGCCGATCTTCGCCCAGTACACCGAACTTTCGATCCCGGAACTGGCTCAAAACGATGAGGCCATGCAGACCGGCCGTCGGCTGTTTGGGTATGAGTGTGCGGTCTGCCACGGGGTAGACGGCGGCGGGGCCCGCGGCTTCCCGAACATTGCCAACGACAAATGGCAATGGGGTGGCACCCCGGAGAAGATCGTGGAGACCCTGACCCAGGGTCGCAGCGCGGTGATGCCGCCCCATGCCGGGCGCCCGGCCCTGGAAGGGGACGGCCTGGATAACCTGGTGGCCTACGTGCAGCACCTCGGTGGTCGCGAGGGGATCAGTGAGGACACCATCACTGCCGGACGCTCCGCGTACGAGCAGGCGGGCTGCATCGCCTGTCACGGCGCCGACGGCACCGGGAACCAGGCCGCGGGCTGGCCCAACCTGACTCTGGGCGAGTACACCTACGGCGGCGATGCTGAGACCATGAAGGAGACCATCCTGAACGGTCGCAGTGGTGAGATGCCGGCCTTCCTGGAGCGTCTGGGTGAGGACCGCATCCACGTGCTCGCCGCATACGTCTACAGCCTTAACAACTGA
- a CDS encoding CcoQ/FixQ family Cbb3-type cytochrome c oxidase assembly chaperone, protein MGTIHGIATALLVILFLGVVWWAYHPRKKKDFDEAARLALDEDDQPQVDEREQNKRNEDNRHE, encoded by the coding sequence ATGGGCACGATTCACGGCATCGCAACTGCATTGCTGGTCATCCTCTTCCTAGGCGTGGTCTGGTGGGCCTACCACCCGCGCAAGAAGAAGGACTTCGACGAGGCGGCGCGCCTCGCCCTGGACGAGGACGACCAGCCGCAGGTTGACGAGCGCGAACAGAACAAGCGTAACGAGGATAATCGCCATGAGTAG
- the ccoO gene encoding cytochrome-c oxidase, cbb3-type subunit II translates to MNHEVVEKNVGVLAVFIVLVISVAGLVQIVPLFFLNETTQAHEGVEPYPPLEFAGRDIYVREGCYNCHSQMVRPFRAETERYGHYSLASEFVYDRPFQWGSKRTGPDLHRVGGRYTDEWHRVHLMNPRDVLPNSNMPAYPWLAARELNGEQVAHRMRMQQRFLGVPYNDDMIESAADELEGKTEMDAVIAYLQGLGTAIERTR, encoded by the coding sequence ATGAATCACGAGGTAGTCGAGAAAAACGTTGGTGTGCTTGCCGTGTTTATTGTTCTGGTCATCAGTGTGGCCGGTCTGGTGCAGATCGTGCCCCTGTTCTTCCTGAACGAGACCACGCAGGCGCACGAGGGGGTGGAACCCTATCCGCCCCTTGAGTTCGCGGGCCGTGATATCTACGTGCGCGAAGGGTGCTACAACTGTCACTCCCAGATGGTGCGGCCATTCCGGGCCGAGACCGAACGCTACGGCCACTATTCCCTGGCCAGTGAGTTCGTCTACGACCGGCCGTTCCAGTGGGGCTCGAAGCGGACCGGTCCTGACCTGCACCGGGTCGGTGGCCGCTACACCGATGAGTGGCATCGGGTCCACCTGATGAACCCGCGTGACGTGCTGCCCAACTCCAACATGCCGGCCTATCCCTGGCTGGCGGCGCGGGAGCTCAATGGTGAACAGGTGGCGCACCGCATGCGGATGCAGCAGCGCTTCTTGGGCGTGCCGTATAACGACGACATGATTGAGTCGGCGGCCGATGAGCTGGAGGGCAAGACGGAGATGGATGCCGTTATCGCCTACCTGCAAGGGCTCGGTACCGCCATCGAGCGGACCCGCTGA